One region of Sphingomonas abietis genomic DNA includes:
- the alr gene encoding alanine racemase, with amino-acid sequence MFESSPAALRLTIDGDAIAANWQWLRRRGGAAACGAAVKANGYGLGAAEVVARLAREGCRDFFVSNWAEAMALGAMPDGAALSVLHGVREADMPAALSGIARPVLSSAAQVARWKAAGGGACDVMIDTGMNRLGLRPEEAGVLDGLAIETLLSHLACADEPDHPLNERQLVAFTAAAGRIPAKRYSLANSAGIGLGARYAFDLTRPGLALYGGVPVPDDEAQRHGLRPVARIEAAVVQVRDVAPGESVGYGATWVAGLESRVAIINIGYADGYLRAFSNAGSWRSRDAVYPVIGRVSMDLVAVQVGHDVGEGDWLALDPDLPEASRVSGLSQYELLTGLGHRYQRRWT; translated from the coding sequence GTGTTCGAGTCATCCCCTGCCGCCCTGCGCCTGACCATCGATGGCGACGCGATCGCCGCCAACTGGCAGTGGCTGCGCCGACGCGGCGGCGCTGCTGCCTGTGGCGCGGCGGTGAAGGCCAATGGCTATGGCCTCGGCGCGGCGGAGGTGGTCGCGCGGCTGGCGCGCGAGGGCTGCCGCGATTTCTTCGTGTCGAACTGGGCCGAGGCGATGGCGCTGGGCGCGATGCCGGACGGCGCCGCGCTGTCCGTGCTGCATGGCGTGCGCGAGGCGGATATGCCGGCGGCGCTGTCCGGCATCGCGAGGCCGGTGCTGAGTTCCGCCGCGCAGGTGGCGCGCTGGAAGGCGGCGGGCGGCGGCGCCTGCGACGTGATGATCGACACCGGCATGAACCGGCTCGGCCTGCGGCCCGAGGAAGCGGGCGTGCTCGACGGGCTGGCGATCGAGACGCTGTTGAGCCATCTGGCCTGCGCCGACGAACCCGATCACCCGCTGAACGAACGCCAGCTCGTCGCCTTCACGGCAGCCGCCGGCAGGATCCCGGCGAAGCGCTACAGCCTCGCCAACTCGGCCGGCATCGGCCTGGGCGCGCGCTACGCCTTCGATCTGACCCGGCCCGGGCTTGCGCTCTATGGCGGCGTGCCGGTGCCGGACGATGAGGCGCAGCGGCATGGTCTGCGCCCGGTCGCACGGATCGAGGCGGCGGTGGTGCAGGTCCGCGACGTCGCGCCCGGCGAGAGCGTCGGCTATGGCGCCACCTGGGTTGCCGGGCTGGAAAGCCGGGTGGCGATCATCAATATCGGCTATGCCGACGGCTATCTGCGGGCCTTCTCCAACGCCGGTTCATGGCGATCGCGCGATGCCGTCTACCCCGTCATCGGCCGCGTTTCGATGGATCTGGTGGCGGTGCAGGTGGGCCATGACGTGGGCGAGGGCGACTGGCTCGCGCTCGATCCGGACCTGCCGGAAGCATCGCGTGTCTCCGGCCTGTCGCAATATGAGTTGCTGACAGGCCTCGGCCACCGCTATCAGCGCCGCTGGACATGA
- a CDS encoding MFS transporter encodes MGRDTVATEAEVATGGAIGAARARLVIAASSVGTIFEWYDFFIYGTLAPIIGRLFFPSGNPTLEFLAALASFGIGFGVRPFGAVVFGYLGDRLGRKYTFLATVALMGLATAGVGFVPTFSQIGVTAPIILVGLRVLQGLALGGEYGGATTYVAEHAPRNRRGFYTSFIQASVIGGFLLSLIVVLSAQQTMKPAEWDQWGWRVPFLFSLVLLVVSLWMRLKLHESPIFMALKAADRVAVNPVKEAFSTPGNLKLIVVAMLGIAAGLTVIWYTAQFGALYFLQSSQRLDDNWARILIGIGAVISLGWFILFGALSDRIGRKPSIVMGYALTLVLIFPLFHLMASAANPELATAQRRAPVIVSGPDCRYDPFVFGKQRTDCARIIEHLTSKGVRYNKLNTPGTALIVGNRAVADRSAEGIDRALTDGGWSIGKVKPTIGGAILIVFSVAMLGMLSGMTYGPVAALLAELFPARIRYSSMSIPYHIGTGYFGGFLPLISQYIVARTGNPFSGLWYTFAVVAMALVVTIFWVPETKGNDLD; translated from the coding sequence ATGGGGCGGGACACGGTGGCGACGGAAGCGGAAGTGGCAACGGGGGGAGCGATCGGGGCGGCGCGCGCGCGGCTGGTGATCGCCGCCTCGTCGGTCGGCACGATCTTCGAATGGTATGATTTCTTCATCTACGGGACGCTGGCGCCGATCATCGGCAGGCTGTTCTTCCCGTCCGGCAACCCCACGCTGGAATTCCTGGCGGCGCTGGCCTCGTTCGGCATCGGCTTCGGGGTGCGGCCGTTCGGCGCGGTGGTGTTTGGCTATCTCGGTGACCGGCTCGGCCGCAAATACACCTTCCTCGCCACCGTCGCGTTGATGGGGCTGGCGACCGCCGGCGTCGGCTTCGTGCCGACCTTCTCGCAGATCGGGGTCACCGCGCCGATCATCCTGGTGGGGCTGCGGGTGTTGCAGGGCCTCGCGCTGGGCGGCGAATATGGCGGTGCGACCACCTATGTCGCCGAACATGCCCCCCGCAACAGGCGCGGCTTCTACACCAGCTTCATCCAGGCGAGCGTGATCGGCGGCTTCCTGCTGAGCCTGATCGTCGTCCTTTCCGCACAGCAGACGATGAAGCCCGCCGAATGGGATCAGTGGGGTTGGCGGGTGCCGTTCCTCTTTTCCCTGGTGCTGCTGGTGGTGTCGCTGTGGATGCGGCTCAAGCTCCACGAGAGCCCGATCTTCATGGCGTTGAAGGCGGCCGATCGCGTCGCCGTCAATCCGGTGAAGGAGGCCTTCTCGACACCCGGCAACCTCAAGCTGATCGTGGTCGCGATGCTCGGCATCGCCGCCGGGCTGACGGTGATCTGGTACACCGCGCAGTTCGGCGCGCTCTATTTCCTCCAGAGTTCGCAGCGGCTGGACGATAATTGGGCGCGGATCCTGATCGGGATCGGGGCGGTGATCTCGCTCGGCTGGTTCATCCTGTTCGGCGCGCTGTCCGATCGGATCGGGCGCAAGCCCTCGATCGTGATGGGCTATGCACTGACCCTGGTGCTGATCTTCCCGCTGTTCCACCTGATGGCGTCGGCTGCCAACCCCGAGTTGGCCACGGCCCAGCGCCGCGCGCCGGTGATCGTGTCCGGGCCGGACTGCCGCTACGATCCGTTCGTGTTCGGCAAGCAGCGCACCGATTGCGCGCGGATCATCGAGCATCTCACCAGCAAGGGCGTGCGCTACAACAAGCTCAACACGCCGGGCACCGCGCTGATCGTCGGCAATCGTGCGGTGGCCGATCGCTCTGCCGAAGGGATCGACAGGGCGCTGACCGATGGCGGCTGGTCGATCGGCAAGGTCAAGCCGACGATCGGCGGCGCGATCCTGATCGTCTTCTCGGTGGCGATGCTCGGCATGCTCTCGGGCATGACCTACGGGCCGGTGGCGGCGCTGCTGGCCGAACTGTTCCCGGCGCGCATCCGCTATTCCTCGATGTCGATCCCCTATCATATCGGCACCGGCTATTTCGGCGGTTTCCTGCCGCTGATCAGCCAATATATCGTGGCCCGCACCGGCAATCCCTTCTCCGGCCTGTGGTATACGTTCGCGGTGGTGGCGATGGCGCTGGTGGTGACGATCTTCTGGGTGCCCGAGACGAAGGGCAACGATCTCGACTAG
- the otsB gene encoding trehalose-phosphatase yields the protein MPEHLTLLPAPPIVDRAADISLFLDFDGTLVDIAPRHDAVVVAPSLNGLLTRLTQRMDHRIAVVSGRSIGDILSHLGMSDQPLAVAGSHGLELRWMDGCHEAPQRPEAIADALAAFHALAADHPGIVVEDKPYGAALHYRQAPDAGPACDALAAAVAARTGFSLQHGKMVVELRAAGADKGDAVRRFMAEPPMRGTQPIFIGDDLTDEAGFAAAEALGGYGILVGGPRETAARYRLASVADVHAWLGGVAGGEA from the coding sequence ATGCCCGAACATCTGACCTTGCTTCCCGCCCCGCCGATCGTCGATCGGGCGGCCGATATCAGCCTGTTTCTCGATTTCGACGGCACCCTGGTCGATATCGCCCCGCGGCATGACGCCGTGGTGGTGGCGCCGTCGCTCAACGGCCTGCTGACCAGGCTGACACAAAGGATGGATCACCGGATCGCGGTGGTCAGCGGCCGGAGCATCGGCGATATCCTGTCCCACCTCGGCATGAGCGACCAGCCGCTGGCCGTCGCCGGCAGCCACGGCCTCGAACTGCGCTGGATGGATGGTTGCCACGAAGCGCCGCAACGCCCCGAGGCGATCGCTGATGCGCTGGCGGCATTTCACGCGCTCGCGGCGGATCATCCCGGCATCGTGGTCGAGGACAAGCCCTATGGCGCCGCGCTCCATTATCGGCAGGCGCCCGATGCCGGCCCTGCCTGCGACGCGCTGGCGGCCGCAGTGGCGGCGCGGACGGGCTTCTCCCTCCAGCATGGCAAGATGGTGGTCGAACTGCGCGCCGCCGGCGCCGACAAGGGCGATGCCGTCCGCCGCTTCATGGCCGAGCCGCCGATGCGGGGCACGCAGCCGATCTTCATCGGCGACGACCTGACCGACGAGGCCGGCTTCGCCGCCGCCGAAGCGCTGGGCGGATACGGGATCCTGGTCGGCGGACCCCGCGAGACGGCGGCGCGTTATCGATTGGCCAGCGTGGCCGATGTCCATGCCTGGCTGGGTGGCGTTGCAGGGGGTGAAGCATGA
- a CDS encoding glycoside hydrolase family 27 protein, translated as MYRFWVALWACVVGSMALAAPAAARSAFRLPIQIMFDHPAANPGVRMLEVRPSADGTLSGLLTSDWYGPMPMTNIVAKSHVLRFDVRNLNTRGVPTRQWTATFGVQGVVLDGGIWASDVHQVGHRATPAQYRSLTFHEAPLPPFAALPADGLAQTPPMGWSSWNKFAEHIDDKTVRAMADSMVSSGLRDAGYVYVNIDDGWQGTRGPDGQIRPNAKFPDMKALADYVHSRGLKLGIYSSPGLRTCAGFEGSYGHVAQDARTFAAWGIDYLKYDLCSGEWFYADKDSVQRTYAEMGAALRATGRPIVYSLCEYGRFDVGSWGRSVGGHLWRTTGDITDQYGDMAKIGFEHNGNPGDAGPGGWNDPDMLEIGNGGMSDDEYRSHMALWAMSAAPLLMGHDLRLTSAGAKALLENRAVIAIDQDAKGVQGVAVRKQGALEIWRKALADGDVAIAIFNRGNAPSSIGLDAQDIGAGNVRSVRDLWTGSVGTSLAHAYAIPAHGVVMLRIATLS; from the coding sequence ATGTATCGTTTCTGGGTCGCCTTATGGGCTTGCGTCGTCGGATCGATGGCACTGGCGGCGCCTGCCGCCGCCCGATCGGCGTTCCGTCTTCCGATCCAGATCATGTTCGATCATCCCGCCGCCAATCCCGGCGTCCGGATGCTGGAGGTCCGACCGTCAGCGGACGGCACGCTATCGGGTCTGCTGACGTCGGACTGGTACGGCCCGATGCCGATGACGAACATCGTGGCCAAGAGCCATGTGCTGCGTTTCGACGTCCGCAATCTCAACACGCGCGGTGTGCCGACCCGCCAGTGGACGGCGACGTTCGGCGTGCAGGGCGTCGTGCTCGATGGCGGCATCTGGGCGTCGGATGTCCATCAGGTCGGCCACCGTGCGACACCGGCGCAATATCGGTCGCTGACCTTCCATGAGGCGCCGTTGCCGCCCTTCGCGGCGCTGCCGGCCGACGGCCTGGCCCAGACCCCACCGATGGGCTGGAGCAGCTGGAACAAGTTCGCCGAGCATATCGACGACAAGACCGTGCGGGCGATGGCGGATTCCATGGTGTCGAGCGGCCTGCGCGATGCCGGCTATGTCTATGTGAACATCGACGATGGCTGGCAGGGCACGCGCGGCCCGGATGGTCAGATTCGGCCGAACGCCAAATTCCCCGACATGAAGGCGCTCGCCGATTATGTGCATTCGCGCGGGCTGAAGCTCGGCATCTATTCGTCGCCCGGGCTGCGCACCTGTGCGGGCTTCGAGGGCAGCTACGGCCATGTCGCCCAGGATGCGCGGACCTTTGCCGCTTGGGGCATCGACTATCTGAAATATGATCTCTGCTCGGGCGAATGGTTCTACGCCGACAAGGACAGCGTGCAGCGCACCTATGCGGAGATGGGCGCGGCGCTCCGCGCGACGGGGCGGCCGATCGTCTATTCGCTGTGCGAATATGGCCGCTTCGACGTCGGGAGTTGGGGGCGTTCGGTCGGCGGCCATCTCTGGAGGACGACCGGCGACATCACCGATCAGTATGGCGACATGGCCAAGATCGGTTTCGAGCATAATGGCAATCCCGGCGATGCCGGGCCGGGCGGCTGGAACGACCCCGACATGCTCGAGATCGGCAATGGCGGCATGAGCGACGACGAATATCGCTCGCACATGGCGTTGTGGGCGATGTCGGCAGCGCCTTTGCTGATGGGGCATGATCTGCGGCTGACCAGCGCAGGCGCCAAGGCGCTGCTCGAAAATCGCGCGGTGATCGCGATCGATCAGGATGCCAAGGGCGTGCAGGGCGTCGCGGTTCGCAAGCAGGGGGCATTGGAAATCTGGCGGAAGGCGCTGGCCGACGGCGACGTCGCCATCGCCATTTTCAACCGCGGCAATGCGCCCTCCAGCATCGGTCTCGATGCGCAGGATATCGGGGCCGGCAACGTCCGTTCGGTGCGGGATCTGTGGACCGGCAGCGTCGGAACGTCGTTGGCGCACGCCTATGCCATCCCGGCGCATGGCGTCGTCATGCTGCGGATCGCCACGCTATCCTGA
- a CDS encoding peroxiredoxin encodes MLGRTVPDVTLKTRVRDDSIGGDNPFRWQDVSTGDLFRGKRSVVFSLPGAFTPTCSNEQCPAFERMYDDMRAAGVDEVYCLSVNDAFVMYQWGLKLGVEKVKLLPDGSADFTRRMGMLIRKDHVGFGARSWRYSMVVDDDDIVAWNEEPGINDAGLDDDPYGETKPEKIMAWLAANPKK; translated from the coding sequence ATGCTCGGCAGAACCGTTCCCGACGTTACCCTCAAGACCCGCGTGCGGGACGATAGCATCGGCGGCGACAATCCCTTTCGCTGGCAGGATGTGTCGACCGGCGATCTGTTCCGGGGCAAGCGTTCGGTGGTGTTCAGCCTGCCCGGCGCCTTCACGCCGACCTGCTCCAACGAGCAATGCCCGGCTTTCGAGCGCATGTATGACGACATGAGGGCGGCAGGCGTGGACGAGGTCTATTGCCTGTCGGTCAACGATGCCTTCGTCATGTACCAGTGGGGCCTCAAGCTCGGCGTCGAGAAGGTGAAGCTGCTGCCGGATGGCTCGGCCGATTTTACCCGGCGCATGGGGATGCTGATCCGCAAGGACCATGTCGGCTTCGGCGCGCGCAGCTGGCGCTATTCGATGGTCGTGGACGACGACGATATCGTCGCGTGGAACGAGGAGCCGGGCATCAACGACGCCGGGCTCGATGACGATCCCTATGGCGAAACCAAGCCCGAGAAGATCATGGCCTGGCTGGCGGCGAACCCCAAAAAATAG
- a CDS encoding acyltransferase — translation MIGADTHVLAHAIVEAKQAAIVIGPRSLVNVGAFIGASFGIAIGADALIAEYVTIRDADHGAGDPTRPFHQQAMQGAHITIGDSVWLGAKVTVTKGVVIGSRAIVGANAVVTRSLEGDGRYVGAPARPIRGGTR, via the coding sequence GTGATCGGCGCCGACACGCACGTCCTCGCGCACGCCATCGTCGAGGCGAAGCAGGCCGCGATCGTCATCGGGCCGCGTTCGCTCGTCAATGTCGGGGCATTTATCGGCGCCTCGTTCGGCATCGCCATCGGCGCGGATGCCCTCATTGCCGAATATGTCACGATCAGGGATGCCGATCATGGAGCCGGCGATCCGACCAGGCCCTTCCATCAGCAGGCCATGCAGGGCGCGCACATCACCATCGGAGACAGCGTCTGGCTGGGCGCGAAGGTCACTGTGACCAAGGGCGTGGTGATCGGCTCCCGCGCGATCGTGGGCGCGAATGCGGTAGTGACCCGGTCGCTGGAGGGCGACGGCCGCTATGTCGGCGCGCCCGCGCGACCGATTCGCGGCGGAACGCGCTGA
- a CDS encoding glycoside hydrolase family 15 protein, translating into MIKTNLDLWPIGNCQVSALIDRQGRFVWGCLPRVDGDPIFSSLLSGVEAGADDAKGMWAIELEGCAKTEQHYLRNTPILITRQEDEHGNAIEITDFCPRYTSNERIYRPVAFVRMVRPVSGSPRIRVRLRPTRGWGHADVTTTTGSHHIRFMLNGEAVRLSTDAPVGYIEEERVFRLEHPLNFFLGPDESFSTALMPALMRMLHDTTTEWQAWVRGLATPLEWQDIVIRSAITLKLCQHEETGAIVAALTTSIPEHADSGRNWDYRYCWIRDAYYTVQALNRVGALDVLESYLAYLRNIVENAKDGHVQPLYGVLGEAKLEERIETGLDGYRGMGPVRVGNQAYEQVQHDAYGQIILCNVQAFFDHRLFRMADEEDFRALEVVGDLAWEVHDKPDAGLWELRTRQSVHTYSAAMCWAACDRLANAAHKLGLEDRYHFWQDRADAMHATIVEKAWRTDTQRLSATFSGDDLDASLIQLLDLRFLSPADKRYRATLYALETGLRRGTDMLRYDSEDDFGVPHSAFNVCTFWLIEALYQTGRHEDARQLFEEMLKRRTAAGLLSEDIDPATNELWGNYPQTYSLVGMINCAVMLSKPWNSIR; encoded by the coding sequence ATGATCAAGACCAATCTGGATCTCTGGCCGATCGGCAATTGCCAGGTCTCCGCGCTGATCGACCGGCAGGGCCGCTTCGTCTGGGGATGCCTGCCGCGCGTCGACGGCGATCCGATCTTCTCGTCCCTGCTCTCCGGCGTCGAGGCCGGCGCCGACGACGCCAAGGGCATGTGGGCGATCGAGCTGGAGGGCTGCGCCAAGACCGAGCAGCATTACCTCCGCAACACGCCGATCCTCATCACCCGGCAGGAGGATGAGCATGGCAACGCCATCGAGATCACCGATTTCTGCCCGCGCTACACCAGCAACGAGCGCATCTATCGCCCGGTCGCCTTCGTCCGGATGGTGCGGCCGGTGTCGGGTTCGCCCCGCATCCGCGTCCGGCTGCGCCCGACCCGCGGCTGGGGCCATGCCGACGTCACCACGACGACCGGATCGCACCATATCCGCTTCATGCTCAACGGCGAGGCGGTGCGCCTCTCTACCGATGCGCCGGTCGGCTATATCGAGGAGGAGCGCGTGTTCCGGCTGGAGCATCCGCTGAACTTCTTCCTCGGGCCGGACGAGAGCTTCTCCACCGCGCTGATGCCGGCGCTGATGCGGATGCTCCATGACACCACGACGGAGTGGCAGGCGTGGGTCCGCGGCCTCGCCACCCCGCTGGAATGGCAGGACATCGTCATCCGCTCGGCGATCACGCTCAAGCTCTGCCAGCATGAGGAGACCGGCGCGATCGTCGCGGCGCTCACCACCTCCATCCCCGAACATGCCGATTCCGGGCGCAACTGGGATTATCGCTACTGCTGGATCCGTGACGCCTATTACACCGTGCAGGCGCTCAACCGGGTCGGCGCGCTGGACGTGCTGGAAAGCTACCTCGCCTATCTGCGCAACATCGTGGAGAACGCCAAGGACGGCCATGTCCAGCCGCTCTACGGCGTGCTCGGCGAGGCCAAGCTGGAGGAGCGGATCGAGACCGGCCTCGACGGCTATCGCGGCATGGGGCCGGTGCGGGTCGGCAACCAGGCCTATGAGCAGGTCCAGCATGATGCCTATGGGCAGATCATCCTGTGCAACGTACAGGCCTTCTTCGATCATCGCCTGTTCCGCATGGCCGACGAGGAGGATTTCCGCGCGCTGGAGGTGGTCGGTGATCTCGCCTGGGAGGTGCATGACAAGCCCGATGCCGGGCTGTGGGAATTGCGCACCCGCCAGTCGGTCCACACCTATTCGGCGGCGATGTGCTGGGCGGCGTGCGACCGGCTCGCCAATGCCGCGCACAAGCTCGGGCTCGAGGATCGCTACCATTTCTGGCAGGATCGCGCCGATGCCATGCACGCCACCATCGTGGAGAAGGCGTGGCGCACCGATACCCAGCGCCTGTCCGCCACCTTCTCGGGCGACGATCTCGATGCCAGCCTGATCCAGCTGCTGGATCTGCGGTTCCTCAGCCCCGCCGACAAGCGCTATCGCGCCACGCTCTACGCGCTGGAGACCGGGCTGCGGCGCGGCACCGACATGCTGCGCTATGACAGCGAGGATGATTTCGGCGTCCCCCACTCCGCCTTCAACGTCTGCACCTTCTGGCTGATCGAGGCGCTCTACCAGACCGGCCGCCACGAGGATGCGCGCCAGCTGTTCGAGGAGATGCTCAAGCGGCGCACCGCCGCCGGGCTGTTGTCCGAGGATATCGATCCCGCCACCAACGAGCTGTGGGGCAATTATCCGCAAACCTATTCGCTGGTCGGCATGATCAACTGTGCCGTCATGCTGTCCAAGCCATGGAATTCGATCCGATGA
- a CDS encoding ABC transporter ATP-binding protein: MATTLHTGPKIKLTEVVKRFGDKSVLDGVNLSVEPGESVAIIGGSGTGKSVTLKCILGLLTPDSGSVQVDGQEIVGARTHEMEKIRSKFGMLFQGGALFDSMPIWRNVTFGLTRGKMRRAADMRKIAEENLERVGLGRDILNLRPNELSGGMQKRVALARAIAPRPEIIFFDEPTTGLDPIRADMINDLITSLVVDLGVTALTITHDMASARKIANRVAMLYNGRIIWHGPRDRLYDSGNPYVDQFVQGRADGPIR, translated from the coding sequence ATGGCGACGACACTCCACACCGGCCCGAAGATCAAGCTCACCGAAGTGGTGAAGCGGTTCGGCGACAAGAGCGTGCTCGACGGCGTGAACCTTTCGGTCGAGCCGGGCGAATCGGTGGCGATCATCGGCGGATCGGGAACCGGCAAATCGGTGACGCTCAAGTGCATCCTCGGCCTGCTCACCCCGGACAGCGGATCGGTGCAGGTCGACGGCCAGGAGATCGTCGGCGCCCGTACCCATGAGATGGAGAAGATCCGCAGCAAGTTCGGCATGCTCTTCCAGGGCGGCGCGCTGTTCGATTCGATGCCGATCTGGCGGAACGTCACCTTCGGGCTGACCCGCGGCAAGATGCGCCGCGCCGCCGACATGCGGAAGATCGCCGAGGAGAATCTCGAGCGCGTCGGCCTCGGTCGCGACATCCTCAACCTGCGCCCCAACGAACTGTCCGGCGGCATGCAGAAGCGCGTGGCGCTGGCCCGCGCGATCGCGCCCCGGCCAGAGATCATCTTCTTCGACGAGCCGACCACCGGCCTCGATCCGATTCGCGCCGACATGATCAACGACCTGATCACGTCGCTGGTGGTCGATCTCGGCGTCACCGCGCTCACCATCACCCACGACATGGCGTCGGCGCGCAAGATCGCGAACCGGGTGGCCATGCTCTACAATGGCCGGATCATCTGGCACGGCCCGCGTGATCGGCTCTACGATAGCGGCAACCCCTATGTGGATCAGTTCGTTCAGGGCAGGGCGGACGGTCCGATCCGCTGA
- a CDS encoding MlaE family ABC transporter permease, which produces MTDGLLAPFLNAFAAIGRLALGLFATIGRVTAFIATTLVRAATPPYYPARFAAQLMEIGWFSLPVVGLTAIFTGSALAQQIYTGGSRFDASSTVPAIVVFGMVRELGPVLCGLMVAGRVASAMAAELGTMRVTEQLDALTTLRTDAYRYLIAPRLFACVIALPIMVLIANTIGIMGGYLLAVYKLGFNPAAYLNSTRQYLQFDDIQMAVVKAAVFGFIIAIMGCYNGFRTAGGAAGVGKATTDAVVSSFMLILFSDLIITIVAFG; this is translated from the coding sequence ATGACAGACGGCCTCCTCGCTCCCTTCCTGAACGCCTTCGCCGCGATCGGCCGCCTTGCGCTGGGCCTGTTCGCGACGATCGGGCGCGTCACGGCATTCATCGCCACCACGCTGGTGCGTGCGGCGACCCCGCCTTATTATCCGGCGCGCTTCGCGGCGCAGCTGATGGAGATTGGCTGGTTCTCGCTGCCGGTGGTGGGCCTCACCGCAATCTTCACCGGCTCCGCGCTCGCCCAGCAGATCTACACCGGCGGATCGCGCTTCGATGCCTCCTCCACCGTGCCCGCCATCGTGGTGTTCGGCATGGTGCGCGAGCTCGGGCCGGTGCTGTGCGGGCTGATGGTCGCCGGTCGCGTCGCCTCGGCGATGGCGGCGGAACTGGGCACGATGCGGGTGACGGAGCAACTCGATGCGCTGACGACGCTGCGCACCGATGCCTATCGCTATCTGATCGCACCGCGCCTGTTCGCCTGCGTGATCGCGCTGCCGATCATGGTGCTGATCGCCAACACCATCGGCATCATGGGCGGCTATCTGCTCGCGGTATACAAGCTCGGCTTCAACCCGGCCGCCTATCTGAACAGCACCCGGCAATATCTCCAGTTCGACGATATCCAGATGGCGGTGGTGAAGGCGGCGGTGTTCGGCTTCATCATCGCGATCATGGGCTGCTACAACGGCTTCCGCACGGCGGGCGGCGCGGCGGGCGTCGGCAAGGCGACCACCGACGCGGTGGTCTCGTCCTTCATGCTGATCCTGTTCAGCGATCTCATCATCACGATCGTGGCCTTCGGCTGA